The DNA window GCGCCGCCCGGACGACGAGGACGCGTTCTCCATCCTGATGCCGATCCGCCTCTGACAGCCGGGCAGGGCCCCGTCGTTCCGGGCCGGACCGGCCCCGGAGGGGCGCGACGGTAGCATCTGGGGGTCCCACCTGACTCCCCGGACGGAGGCGTACGGAGCAGCATGCTCGACATGGAGTTGATCCGGAAGGATCGCGAGGCGGTGGCGACCGCGCTGGCGAAGCGACTGGATCCCGCCGAAGTCAACCGGGCGCTGGACGAGCTCCAGCGGCTCGACCAGGAGCGCCGCGCCCTGATCACCGAGATCGACGCCGAGCGGCAGCGCCGCAAGGCGGAGGCCCGGGCGTACGCGGCAGCGAAGCGGGCCGGCACCGAGCCGGAGGTCTCCGCGCCGGAGGCCGGGCGCAAGCAGCTCGCCGAGCTGGAGTCCGAGCTGGACGGGGTGCAGTCCCGGCTGCGCGAGCGGATGAGCGAGCTGCCGAACGTGCCCGCCGACGACGTCGTCGCCGGGGGCAAGGAGGCCAACCGGGTCGTCAAGACCTTCGGCGCGCCGCCGGCCATCGAGGAGCTGCGCGACCATGTGGAGCTGAGCCGCGCGCTCGGCCTGGTCGACCACGAGCGTGGGGTCAAGCTCGGCGGCTCCGGCTTCTGGATGTACACGGGCATGGGCGCCCGGCTGGAGTGGGCGCTGGTCAACTGGCTGATCGAGCGGAACGTCGAGGCCGGGTACGAGTTCCTGCTCCCGCCGCACCTGCTGCTGGACACCGCCGGGTTCGCCGCCGGCCAGTTCCCCAAGTTCTACGACGACGTCTACCACCTGGACAAGCGGTCCGCCCCGCGCGGCCAGTTCCTGCTGCCCACGGCGGAGACGGCGATCCTCGGCGCGTTCCAGGATGAGATCCTGGACATTGCGAAGCTGCCGCTGAAGGTGTTCGCGTACACCCCGTGCTACCGGCGGGAGGCCGCCGGCTCGCACTCCGACGAGCGCGGCACGGTGCGCGGCCACCAGTTCAACAAGGTGGAGATCTTCCAGTTCACCCTGCCCGAGCAGGCCGACGCCGCGCTGGAGGAGATGGTCGGCCACGCGGAGAGCCTGGTCGAGGGGCTGGGCCTGCACTACCAGCGCAGCCTGCTCGCGGCCGGCGACGCCAGCGCCGCGATGCGCAAGACCCTCGACATCGAGGTCTGGATGCCGAGCACCGGCAAGTACAAGGAGGTGTCGTCGGTCTCCTGGGGCGGCGACTACCAGGCCCGCCGGGCGGCGATCCGCTACCGGGAGCCGGGCGGCAAGCAGACCCGCTTCGTGCACACGCTGAACGGCTCGGCGCTGGCCACCAGCCGGCTGTTCCCGGCGATCCTGGAGCAGTTCCAGCAGCCCGACGGCTCGGTGCTGGTGCCGGAGGTGCTCCGCGACCGGCTCGGCACCGACCGGCTGACGCCGGTCCGCTGACCACACCCCGTCGGCGGGGGTCGGGTTACCCGACCCCCGCCGACGCATTTCCACCCTCACGTGCCCGCGCTGAACCTTCGCCCCGGGCGGCCGCCTGCGAGCAGCGCGCTACCGCCGGGCGGCGGCGGCCCGCTGGCGTGCCGATTCGTACAGCACGACGGTCGCGGCGGTCGCCGCGTTCAGGGAGCTGGCGGACCCGAACATGGGGATCCGGACGAGTTGGTCGCATGCCTCGCGCCAGCCGGAGCTGAGGCCGGTGGTCTCGTTGCCGATCAACGTCAGGGTGGGTTGTGTGAAGTCGTACTCGGCGGCGTCCAGGATGCCGCGCTCATCGGTTCCCACGATGCTCATGCCGATGCCGTCGGCGCGGACGTCAGCGACCCAGGATAGAACGGCCTGGTGGGAGGGCACCCGGACCACGGGCAGGGCGAACAGCGAGCCGGTGCTCGCCCGGACCGCCTTCGGGTCGTACACGTCGGCGGCGTGGCCGGTGACGATGACGCCGCCGGCGCCGAAGGCGTCCGCCGACCGAACGAGGGTCCCGATATTGCCGGGGCTGGTGGGCCGATCGAACACGACGGTGAGCATGGTCGGACCGACCGGGATGCGGCGCAGGTCGTCCTCCGGCAGCGCGACCACGGCCAGCAGCTCTGGCACCGCGTCTGCCTTACCTCCCAGTTCGTGCATCAGTTCACGCGAGACGGCGAACCTCTCGGCCCGGACTGTGTCCAGGGCCTCGCGTGCCCAGCCGGACAGCTGAGCGCTGGTGTCGTAGAGCAGCTCCCGGATCTGCCAGCCGTGTTCGACGGCCATGGTGATCGGGCGCACGCCCTGCACGAGGAACTCGCCGCGTCGCTGCCGCTTGGTCCGATTGTCGAGGAGAGCTTTCCATTGCTGGAACCGCGCATTGCGGCCACTCACTCGCAGAACCACTGTCAACCCCGCCTCCGTCGCATGTAGCCCGCCCATGCCCTGCCTGCCACACCTCACCGGTCTCGGGGCGGACCTTCGGCAGCGCAGCGGGAACGTGCCCAGCGAGTAGCGCGGCTCCCAGCGTCCCGCGCCGACGAGCAGATCGTACGCGTACGTCGGACGGAGGCTTGATGATCTCGGCACTCCGTCCCGCCCGGCGGCCACCAGGATGGCCCTGCCCGGGCGACGAGGATCCCAGTAGGCGAAGCGATACATGTCCATGCGTTGACAGGTTCTGCAACGCGCTTGTAACCTTGCCGAAAATTTCAGCCATGACCTGCAAGATTCCGGCACCAGAGGCGTCTTCCCCCGCCGCACCGCCCCGTCCCCCGATCCCGTAGGAGTTTCGATGCGTCGACGTCGAGGCCGCTCCGCGGCGCTCGCCCTGGGCCTGATCGCCGGCCTGATCGCACCGACCGCCCTCGCGGCGCCCCCGGCCGCCGCGGCACCGTCCGGCACGAAGAAGGTCATCGCGAACCTGTTCGAGTGGAACTGGCCGAGCGTGGCCAGCGAGTGCACCAACGTGCTGGGCCCGAAGGGGTACGGCTTCGTCCAGGTCTCCCCGCCGCAGGAGCACGTCCGGGGCAACCAGTGGTGGGTGGCGTACCAGCCCGTCAGCTACCGGATCGAGTCCCGCAAGGGCACCCGGGCGCAGTTCCAGTCCATGGTGAACACGTGCCACGCCGCCGGGGTGAAGGTGATCGTGGACGCGGTGATCAACCACATGTCCGGCCAGGACGCCGGAGGCACCGGCTGGGCCGGCTCGTCGTACGGCCACTACGACTACCCGGGCATCTACCAGTCGCAGGACTTCCACTACTGCGGTCGCAACGGCAACAACGACATCGCCAACTACTTTGACCGGTACGAGGTGCAGAACTGCGAGCTGGTCAACCTCGCCGACCTCGAGACCGAGTCGGACTACGTCCGGTCGAAGATCGCCGGGTACCTGAACGACCTGCTCTCGCTCGGCGTGGACGGGTTCCGGCTGGACGCCAGCAAGCACATGCCGGCCGCCGACATCGCCGGGATCAGGGCCAGGCTCTCCCGGTCGGCGTACATCGTGCAGGAGGTCATCTACGGCCCCGGCGAGCCGATCCTGCCGACCGAGTACACCGGCAACGGCGACGTACACGAGTTCCGGTACGGCAAGGACCTCGCCCGGGTGTTCCGCAGCGAGCGGCTGGCGTACCTGAAGAACTTCGGCGAGGGGTGGGGCCACCTACCGAGCGCCTCGGCGGCGGTGTTCGTGGACAACCACGACACCCAGCGCGAGGGCGGCGT is part of the Micromonospora olivasterospora genome and encodes:
- the serS gene encoding serine--tRNA ligase yields the protein MLDMELIRKDREAVATALAKRLDPAEVNRALDELQRLDQERRALITEIDAERQRRKAEARAYAAAKRAGTEPEVSAPEAGRKQLAELESELDGVQSRLRERMSELPNVPADDVVAGGKEANRVVKTFGAPPAIEELRDHVELSRALGLVDHERGVKLGGSGFWMYTGMGARLEWALVNWLIERNVEAGYEFLLPPHLLLDTAGFAAGQFPKFYDDVYHLDKRSAPRGQFLLPTAETAILGAFQDEILDIAKLPLKVFAYTPCYRREAAGSHSDERGTVRGHQFNKVEIFQFTLPEQADAALEEMVGHAESLVEGLGLHYQRSLLAAGDASAAMRKTLDIEVWMPSTGKYKEVSSVSWGGDYQARRAAIRYREPGGKQTRFVHTLNGSALATSRLFPAILEQFQQPDGSVLVPEVLRDRLGTDRLTPVR
- a CDS encoding alpha-amylase, whose product is MRRRRGRSAALALGLIAGLIAPTALAAPPAAAAPSGTKKVIANLFEWNWPSVASECTNVLGPKGYGFVQVSPPQEHVRGNQWWVAYQPVSYRIESRKGTRAQFQSMVNTCHAAGVKVIVDAVINHMSGQDAGGTGWAGSSYGHYDYPGIYQSQDFHYCGRNGNNDIANYFDRYEVQNCELVNLADLETESDYVRSKIAGYLNDLLSLGVDGFRLDASKHMPAADIAGIRARLSRSAYIVQEVIYGPGEPILPTEYTGNGDVHEFRYGKDLARVFRSERLAYLKNFGEGWGHLPSASAAVFVDNHDTQREGGVLTYHDRGIYALANAFMLGWPYGSPTVMSSYTFGNRDQGPPSDGTNKTLNTTCYSGWECEHRWRVILNMVGFNNATQGAGVANWYDNGYQHIAFSRAGKGYLTINDEDFAVNGRSYYTGLPAGRYCDIIHGDFSNGSCSGPVITVDGSGWFAANVPAHDAVAIHVGAKLS
- a CDS encoding TrmH family RNA methyltransferase, coding for MTVVLRVSGRNARFQQWKALLDNRTKRQRRGEFLVQGVRPITMAVEHGWQIRELLYDTSAQLSGWAREALDTVRAERFAVSRELMHELGGKADAVPELLAVVALPEDDLRRIPVGPTMLTVVFDRPTSPGNIGTLVRSADAFGAGGVIVTGHAADVYDPKAVRASTGSLFALPVVRVPSHQAVLSWVADVRADGIGMSIVGTDERGILDAAEYDFTQPTLTLIGNETTGLSSGWREACDQLVRIPMFGSASSLNAATAATVVLYESARQRAAAARR